From the Serratia nematodiphila DZ0503SBS1 genome, one window contains:
- the fdxH gene encoding formate dehydrogenase subunit beta has protein sequence MAMQSQDIIRKSATNGFTPAPRARDHQEEVAKLIDVTTCIGCKACQVACSEWNDIRDEVGHNVGVYDNPADLTAKSWTVMRFSEVEENGKLEWLIRKDGCMHCADPGCLKACPSEGAIIQYANGIVDFQSEHCIGCGYCIAGCPFDVPRMNKDDNRVYKCTLCVDRVDVGQEPACVKTCPTGAIHFGTKEAMKQVAADRVSELNTRGYQNAGLYDPAGVGGTHVMYVLHHADKPQLYHGLPDNPSISPAVTFWKGVWKPLAAIGFAATFAASVFHYVGVGPNRVEDEDEHDESHDEETRK, from the coding sequence ATGGCCATGCAATCTCAAGACATCATTCGTAAATCCGCCACCAATGGTTTCACGCCGGCGCCGCGCGCCCGTGACCACCAGGAAGAAGTGGCCAAACTGATCGATGTCACCACCTGTATCGGCTGCAAGGCCTGTCAGGTGGCCTGTTCCGAATGGAACGACATCCGCGACGAAGTGGGGCACAACGTCGGGGTGTACGATAACCCCGCCGATCTGACCGCCAAGTCGTGGACGGTGATGCGCTTCTCCGAGGTGGAGGAAAACGGCAAGCTGGAATGGCTGATCCGCAAGGACGGCTGCATGCACTGCGCCGATCCGGGCTGCCTGAAGGCCTGCCCGTCGGAAGGCGCGATCATTCAGTACGCCAACGGCATCGTCGACTTCCAGTCCGAGCACTGCATCGGCTGCGGCTACTGCATCGCCGGCTGCCCGTTCGACGTGCCGCGCATGAACAAGGACGACAACCGGGTGTACAAGTGCACCCTGTGCGTCGACCGGGTGGACGTCGGCCAGGAACCGGCCTGCGTGAAAACCTGCCCGACCGGCGCCATTCACTTCGGCACCAAGGAAGCGATGAAGCAGGTGGCGGCGGATCGCGTCAGCGAGCTGAACACCCGCGGTTACCAGAACGCCGGTCTGTACGATCCGGCGGGGGTGGGCGGCACGCACGTGATGTACGTGTTGCACCACGCCGACAAACCACAGCTGTACCACGGTTTGCCGGACAACCCGAGCATCAGCCCGGCGGTGACCTTCTGGAAGGGCGTGTGGAAACCCCTGGCGGCCATCGGCTTTGCCGCCACCTTCGCGGCCAGCGTGTTCCACTATGTCGGCGTCGGGCCTAACCGCGTCGAAGATGAGGACGAGCACGACGAGTCGCACGACGAGGAGACGCGCAAATGA
- the fdnG gene encoding formate dehydrogenase-N subunit alpha, with protein MQVSRRQFFKICAGGMAGTTVAALGFAPEVALAETRQYKLLRARETRNTCTYCSVGCGLLMYSLGDGARNAKESIFHIEGDPDHPVNRGALCPKGAGLVDFIHSESRLKYPEYRAPGSDKWQRISWDDAFTRIAKLVKEDRDANFIKTNDQGVTVNRWLTTGMLCASAASNETGFLSQKFSRALGMLAVDNQARVUHGPTVASLAPTFGRGAMTNHWVDIKNANLIIVMGGNAAEAHPVGFRWAMEAKIHNNAKLIVIDPRFTRTASVADFYTPIRSGTDIAFLSGVLLYLMTNNKFNREYVEAYTNASLLVREDFAFEDGLFSGYDAENRKYDKTTWNYQFDENGFAKRDVTLQDPRCVWNLLKQHVSRYTPDVVSNICGTPKDDFLKVCEYIAETCVADKTASFLYALGWTQHSVGAQNIRTMAMIQLLLGNMGMAGGGVNALRGHSNIQGLTDLGLLSQSLPGYLTLPSEKQTDLETYLKANTPKALLPGQVNYWGNYPKFFVSMMKTFYGDKAQKDNSWGFDWLPKWDKGYDVLQYFEMMAQGKVNGYFCQGFNPVASFPNKNKVVASLSKLKFLVTIDPLNTETSNFWQNHGEFNEVDPSQIQTEVFRLPSTCFAEENGSIVNSGRWLQWHWKGADAPGEALNDGEILAGIFSRLREMYARDGGAVPEQVLNMTWDYLTPDNPAPEEVAQENNGKALADLLDADGKVLVKKGELLSSFAQLRDDGTTASGCWIFAGSWTPAGNQMARRDNADPSGLGNTLGWAWAWPLNRRILYNRASADPQGKPWDPKRQLLEWDGAKWVGADIPDYSTAAPGSDVGPFIMQPEGMGRLFATDKMAEGPFPEHYEPFETPLGTNPLHPNVVSNPAARVFKDDLAAMGKSDKFPYVGTTYRLTEHFHYWTKHARLNAIAQPEQFVEIGEKLAEKKGIKQGDTVKVSSNRGYIKAKAVVTKRIRTLQVHGQEVDTIGIPIHWGYEGVAKKGFIANTLTPFVGDANTQTPEFKAFLVNVEKV; from the coding sequence ATGCAGGTCAGCAGAAGGCAGTTCTTTAAGATCTGCGCTGGCGGTATGGCAGGAACGACGGTGGCCGCGCTGGGCTTTGCCCCCGAAGTGGCGTTGGCGGAAACCCGGCAGTACAAACTGCTGCGCGCCCGCGAGACCCGTAATACCTGTACGTATTGTTCCGTCGGCTGTGGGCTGTTGATGTACAGCCTTGGTGATGGCGCCAGAAACGCCAAAGAAAGCATTTTCCATATCGAAGGGGATCCGGATCACCCGGTAAACCGCGGCGCGCTTTGCCCGAAAGGCGCCGGCCTGGTTGACTTCATCCACAGCGAAAGCCGCCTCAAGTACCCGGAATACCGGGCGCCAGGGTCGGACAAATGGCAGCGCATCAGCTGGGACGACGCCTTTACCCGCATCGCCAAGCTGGTGAAAGAAGACCGTGACGCCAACTTCATCAAAACCAACGACCAGGGCGTTACCGTCAACCGCTGGCTGACCACCGGCATGCTGTGCGCTTCGGCCGCCAGCAACGAAACCGGTTTTCTGTCGCAAAAATTTAGTCGCGCTCTCGGCATGCTTGCCGTAGACAACCAGGCGCGTGTCTGACACGGACCAACGGTAGCAAGTCTTGCTCCAACATTTGGTCGCGGTGCGATGACCAACCACTGGGTTGATATCAAGAACGCGAATTTGATTATCGTCATGGGCGGTAATGCGGCGGAAGCGCATCCGGTGGGGTTCCGCTGGGCGATGGAAGCCAAAATACACAACAATGCCAAGCTGATCGTGATCGATCCGCGCTTTACCCGAACCGCATCGGTGGCGGACTTCTACACGCCGATCCGCTCCGGGACCGACATCGCTTTCCTGTCGGGCGTGTTGCTGTATCTGATGACCAACAACAAGTTCAACCGCGAATACGTCGAGGCCTACACCAACGCCAGCCTGCTGGTGCGGGAAGACTTTGCCTTCGAAGACGGCTTGTTCAGCGGCTACGATGCGGAAAACCGCAAGTACGACAAAACCACCTGGAACTACCAGTTCGACGAGAACGGCTTCGCCAAGCGCGACGTCACGCTGCAGGATCCGCGCTGCGTGTGGAACCTGCTGAAGCAGCACGTGAGCCGCTACACGCCTGACGTGGTGAGCAACATCTGCGGCACGCCGAAGGACGATTTCCTCAAGGTGTGCGAATACATCGCCGAAACCTGCGTGGCGGATAAAACCGCGTCGTTCCTGTACGCCCTGGGCTGGACTCAGCACTCGGTCGGCGCGCAGAACATCCGCACCATGGCGATGATCCAGCTGCTGCTCGGCAACATGGGCATGGCGGGCGGCGGCGTCAACGCGCTGCGCGGCCACTCCAACATCCAGGGGCTGACCGATCTCGGCCTGCTGTCGCAGAGCCTGCCGGGCTACCTGACGCTGCCGTCGGAGAAACAGACCGATCTCGAGACCTACCTGAAGGCCAACACGCCGAAGGCGCTGCTGCCGGGCCAGGTGAACTACTGGGGCAACTACCCGAAATTCTTCGTCAGCATGATGAAGACCTTCTACGGCGACAAGGCGCAGAAGGACAACAGCTGGGGCTTTGACTGGTTGCCGAAGTGGGACAAAGGCTACGACGTGCTGCAGTACTTCGAGATGATGGCGCAGGGCAAGGTCAACGGCTACTTCTGCCAGGGCTTTAACCCGGTGGCGTCGTTCCCGAACAAAAACAAGGTGGTGGCTTCACTGTCCAAGCTGAAGTTCCTGGTGACCATCGATCCGTTGAACACCGAGACCTCCAACTTCTGGCAGAACCACGGCGAGTTCAACGAAGTGGATCCGTCGCAGATCCAGACCGAAGTGTTCCGCCTGCCGTCCACCTGCTTCGCCGAAGAGAACGGCTCGATCGTCAACTCCGGCCGCTGGCTGCAGTGGCACTGGAAAGGCGCGGACGCCCCGGGCGAAGCGCTGAACGACGGCGAGATCCTGGCGGGCATCTTCAGCCGCCTGCGCGAGATGTATGCGCGCGACGGCGGCGCGGTGCCTGAGCAGGTGCTGAACATGACCTGGGACTACCTGACGCCGGACAACCCGGCGCCGGAAGAGGTGGCGCAGGAGAACAACGGCAAGGCGCTGGCGGATCTGCTGGATGCCGACGGCAAAGTGCTGGTGAAAAAAGGCGAACTGCTCAGCTCGTTCGCGCAATTGCGCGACGACGGCACCACCGCCAGCGGTTGCTGGATCTTCGCCGGCAGCTGGACGCCGGCCGGCAACCAGATGGCGCGGCGCGACAACGCCGATCCGTCCGGCCTCGGCAACACGCTGGGCTGGGCCTGGGCATGGCCGCTCAACCGCCGCATTCTGTACAACCGCGCCTCGGCGGATCCGCAGGGCAAACCGTGGGATCCGAAACGCCAACTGCTGGAGTGGGACGGCGCCAAGTGGGTCGGGGCCGATATCCCGGACTACAGCACCGCCGCGCCGGGCAGCGACGTCGGGCCGTTCATCATGCAGCCGGAAGGCATGGGCCGCCTGTTCGCCACCGACAAGATGGCGGAAGGGCCGTTCCCTGAACACTATGAGCCGTTCGAAACGCCGCTCGGCACCAACCCGCTGCACCCGAACGTGGTGTCCAACCCGGCGGCGCGCGTGTTCAAGGACGATCTGGCGGCGATGGGCAAATCCGACAAGTTCCCTTACGTCGGCACCACCTATCGTCTGACCGAGCACTTCCACTACTGGACCAAGCACGCGCGGCTGAACGCCATCGCCCAGCCGGAACAGTTCGTGGAAATCGGCGAAAAGCTGGCGGAAAAGAAAGGCATCAAGCAGGGCGACACCGTGAAAGTCAGCTCCAACCGTGGCTACATCAAGGCCAAGGCGGTGGTGACCAAGCGTATTCGCACGCTGCAGGTGCACGGCCAGGAAGTCGACACCATCGGCATCCCTATTCACTGGGGTTACGAAGGGGTGGCGAAGAAAGGCTTTATCGCCAACACGCTGACGCCGTTCGTCGGCGACGCCAATACGCAAACGCCGGAGTTCAAGGCGTTCCTGGTCAACGTGGAAAAGGTGTAA
- the fdoI gene encoding formate dehydrogenase cytochrome b556 subunit yields MRKEKPIQRYSAPERINHWIVAFCFVFAAISGLGFFFPSFNWLMNIFGTPQLARILHPFVGVIMFAAFLLMFLRYWKHNLINREDIVWAKNIHKIAMNEEVGDTGRYNFGQKCVFWAAIISLVLLLASGVVIWRPYFAPSFSIPLIRIALLVHSLAAVGLIIVIMVHIYAALWVKGTITAMVEGWVPAAWAKKHHPRWYREVREKRQEDKP; encoded by the coding sequence ATGAGAAAGGAAAAGCCCATTCAGCGTTACAGCGCGCCGGAGCGCATCAACCACTGGATCGTGGCGTTCTGCTTCGTGTTCGCCGCCATCAGCGGGCTGGGGTTCTTCTTCCCCTCCTTCAACTGGCTGATGAACATCTTCGGGACGCCGCAGCTGGCGCGCATTCTGCACCCGTTTGTCGGGGTGATCATGTTCGCCGCGTTCCTGCTGATGTTCCTGCGATACTGGAAGCACAACCTGATCAACCGGGAAGATATCGTCTGGGCCAAGAACATCCACAAAATCGCCATGAACGAGGAAGTGGGTGATACCGGGCGCTATAATTTCGGCCAGAAGTGCGTGTTCTGGGCGGCGATTATCAGCCTGGTGCTGCTGCTGGCCAGCGGCGTGGTGATCTGGCGGCCGTATTTTGCGCCGTCGTTCTCCATTCCGCTGATCCGCATCGCGCTGCTGGTGCATTCGCTGGCCGCGGTCGGCCTTATCATCGTGATTATGGTGCACATTTACGCCGCATTGTGGGTAAAAGGCACCATTACCGCGATGGTGGAAGGCTGGGTGCCGGCGGCCTGGGCCAAGAAACATCATCCGCGCTGGTACCGTGAGGTCCGCGAGAAACGACAGGAAGATAAACCCTGA
- a CDS encoding DcrB-related protein, which yields MLNTLAKLTAVAVLAVGLAACDNKDDTKPAVPPPDTKPTVTQPAPPPPPAPVETPPAPPGLNVSLQKGKITFELPPGFSDQTLNSGIINDSTSTIQRFLDGKSRQSAVSSEVIPPDGMKLNTSDKMLKELTQSAITVLAERYQNIQTTKEENFSVGKQKFRRVDTEQTVNGQKVVSTLVLTVFNKRVVTLQMLSPAKTPEVHQALVQRIIDTLAVK from the coding sequence ATGTTAAACACCCTGGCAAAACTGACCGCGGTCGCCGTGTTGGCGGTTGGACTGGCGGCCTGCGACAACAAAGACGACACCAAACCGGCGGTGCCGCCGCCGGACACCAAGCCGACCGTGACGCAGCCCGCGCCACCGCCGCCGCCTGCGCCGGTAGAAACCCCGCCCGCGCCGCCGGGGCTGAACGTGTCGCTGCAGAAGGGCAAGATCACCTTCGAGCTGCCGCCGGGCTTTAGCGATCAAACGCTGAACAGCGGCATCATCAACGACAGCACCTCCACCATTCAGCGCTTCCTTGACGGCAAGTCGCGCCAGAGCGCGGTCTCGTCCGAAGTGATCCCGCCGGACGGCATGAAGCTCAACACCAGCGACAAAATGCTGAAGGAGCTGACGCAGAGCGCCATCACGGTGCTGGCCGAACGCTATCAGAATATCCAGACCACCAAAGAAGAGAACTTCAGCGTCGGCAAACAGAAGTTTCGCCGGGTGGATACCGAACAGACCGTCAACGGGCAAAAGGTGGTCTCCACCCTGGTGTTGACGGTGTTCAACAAGCGGGTGGTGACGTTACAAATGCTGTCGCCGGCCAAAACGCCGGAAGTGCATCAGGCGCTGGTGCAGCGGATTATCGATACCCTGGCGGTGAAGTAA
- the fdhE gene encoding formate dehydrogenase accessory protein FdhE, producing the protein MSIRIVPKEQLGAQREKSTTAENIPPLLFANLKSLYSRRAERLRQLAVDNPLGDYLNFAAELAQAQQHALHDNPLALDLSEALAQGAASGKPPLDLSVFPRSEHWRKLLTSLIAELRPQAPEHILAVLDNLEKASAHELELMADALLNREFGKVGSEKAPFLWAALSLYWAQMASLIPGKARAEYGEQRQFCPVCGSIPVSSMVHIGTVNGLRYLHCNLCESEWHVVRVKCSNCEQTRDLNYWSLDSEQAAVKAESCGDCGTYLKILYQEKDPQVEAVADDLASLVLDARMEEEGFGRSSINPFLFPAE; encoded by the coding sequence ATGAGTATCCGCATCGTTCCTAAAGAGCAGTTAGGGGCACAGCGTGAGAAGTCCACAACGGCGGAGAACATCCCGCCGTTACTTTTCGCCAACCTGAAAAGCCTGTACAGCCGCCGCGCCGAACGTCTGCGTCAGCTGGCTGTCGACAACCCGCTGGGCGACTACCTGAACTTTGCCGCCGAGCTGGCGCAGGCGCAGCAGCATGCGCTGCACGATAACCCGCTGGCGCTCGATCTTAGCGAAGCGTTGGCGCAGGGCGCCGCCAGCGGCAAACCGCCGCTCGATCTGAGCGTGTTCCCGCGCAGCGAGCACTGGCGCAAGCTGTTGACATCGCTGATCGCCGAGCTGCGGCCGCAGGCGCCGGAGCATATTCTGGCGGTGCTGGACAACCTGGAGAAGGCCTCGGCGCACGAGCTGGAGCTGATGGCCGACGCCTTACTCAACCGCGAGTTCGGCAAGGTAGGCAGCGAGAAGGCGCCGTTTCTCTGGGCCGCGCTGTCGCTCTATTGGGCGCAGATGGCCAGCCTGATCCCCGGCAAGGCGCGCGCCGAATACGGCGAGCAGCGCCAGTTCTGCCCGGTGTGCGGCAGCATCCCGGTCTCCAGCATGGTGCACATCGGCACCGTCAACGGCCTGCGCTACCTGCACTGCAACCTGTGCGAAAGCGAATGGCACGTGGTGCGGGTGAAGTGCAGCAACTGCGAGCAGACTCGCGATCTCAACTACTGGTCGCTGGACAGCGAGCAGGCGGCGGTGAAGGCGGAGAGCTGCGGCGACTGCGGCACTTACCTGAAGATCCTCTATCAGGAAAAAGACCCGCAGGTCGAAGCGGTGGCCGACGATCTGGCTTCGCTGGTGCTGGATGCCCGTATGGAAGAAGAAGGCTTCGGCCGCAGCAGCATCAATCCGTTCCTGTTCCCGGCGGAGTAA